The following proteins come from a genomic window of Anopheles ziemanni chromosome 3, idAnoZiCoDA_A2_x.2, whole genome shotgun sequence:
- the LOC131286260 gene encoding amyloid protein-binding protein 2, with product MISELFNTMHKARFSGIRIVPENSPSLQASCVRAFVESVVEAKDCNERIVQLQFLPASLLTATLDRMCRYPQLRPLLRAELTDPVQFMKLFNGYAPDYGTLEKCLREAALSGRPQVLKDLASNYCDMLRAELRKENAPSHIRARVLESLKFGDYLYEAGWCRCGADVLSLTQELISPLAVQQGQLPRPHLELECLVQLLRAQIGACLTSKAAGTVEKLLTFVDASSQRTGGPDSGSPLVKAYLQLGSYYYHVQDYDRCHFWALRALTAVGGESAESSTGDVIDVLQLIALFCIAKERHDLGNMLISQAVRRARTEYGSLHRRYADVLQQYGFVLLRTNAILPAITAFTECLDITGRVYGMLSPHAVVLEGYLAHCLYLRSHTTGRFDMALRHAEAALDLAHQLMPGSRQVRQQLERTRDLILRGPDSRRSTKECQPPRERDYGAFSLHEIKEKFFELDSSFERDGLACSG from the coding sequence ATGATTTCGGAACTGTTCAACACGATGCACAAGGCACGCTTTAGCGGCATTCGCATTGTGCCAGAAAACTCGCCATCCCTGCAGGCGTCTTGTGTGCGTGCGTTCGTCGAGAGTGTGGTGGAGGCGAAGGACTGCAACGAGCGGATCGTGCAGCTGCAGTTCCTGCCGGCGTCGCTGCTGACCGCTACCCTGGACCGCATGTGCAGATATCCGCAGCTACGTCCGCTGCTGCGTGCCGAGCTGACCGATCCGGTTCAGTTCATGAAGCTGTTCAACGGCTACGCACCGGACTATGGCACCCTGGAGAAGTGTTTGCGGGAAGCGGCCCTCAGCGGGCGTCCGCAGGTCCTCAAGGACCTGGCCAGTAACTACTGTGATATGCTGCGCGCCGAGTTGCGCAAAGAAAACGCCCCATCGCACATCAGGGCCCGCGTGCTGGAGTCGCTCAAGTTTGGCGACTACCTGTACGAAGCGGGCTGGTGCCGGTGCGGGGCGGACGTCCTAAGTCTTACCCAAGAACTGATCTCGCCGCTCGCCGTGCAGCAGGGGCAGCTTCCACGACCGCATCTTGAGCTGGAGTGCCTCGTGCAGCTGCTGCGCGCCCAAATCGGAGCCTGCCTGACCTCGAAGGCGGCGGGCACTGTCGAAAAGTTGTTGACCTTCGTCGACGCGTCGAGCCAACGAACGGGCGGCCCGGATTCAGGTTCCCCACTAGTCAAGGCCTACCTGCAGCTCGGGAGCTACTACTACCACGTGCAAGACTACGACCGGTGCCATTTCTGGGCGCTGCGAGCGCTCACCGCGGTCGGCGGGGAGTCGGCGGAGAGCTCCACCGGTGACGTCATCGACGTGTTGCAGCTGATCGCCCTCTTCTGCATCGCGAAGGAGCGCCACGACCTTGGCAATATGCTGATCAGTCAGGCGGTGCGCCGGGCGCGCACCGAGTACGGAAGTCTGCACCGCCGGTACGCCGACGTGCTGCAGCAGTACGGCTTTGTGCTGCTGCGCACCAACGCCATCCTGCCCGCCATCACCGCGTTCACCGAGTGTCTCGACATCACCGGGCGCGTGTACGGCATGCTCAGCCCGCATGCGGTCGTCCTGGAAGGTTACCTGGCGCACTGTCTCTACCTGCGATCCCACACGACCGGACGCTTCGATATGGCGCTCCGGCATGCCGAGGCCGCCCTCGACCTCGCCCACCAGCTCATGCCCGGCAGCCGGCAGGTGCGCCAGCAGCTGGAGCGCACCCGCGACCTGATCCTACGCGGCCCGGACAGTCGCCGGTCAACCAAAGAGTGCCAACCGCCGCGCGAGCGCGACTACGGTGCCTTCTCGCTGCACGAAATCAAAGAGAAGTTCTTCGAGCTGGACTCGTCCTTTGAGCGTGACGGGCTCGCCTGCAGCGGATAA